The proteins below come from a single Candidatus Methanoperedens sp. genomic window:
- a CDS encoding UPF0175 family protein: MLDFETDLLEATSKLGYDKGEILHSALKMYLDANKELKERLAVELYKDGKISLGKASEIADISYEEMKELLIKNNVEIRRGPVSLKELKKRAKELAEIL; encoded by the coding sequence ATGTTAGATTTTGAAACAGATTTGCTGGAAGCAACTTCAAAACTTGGTTATGATAAAGGGGAAATACTGCACAGTGCTCTTAAAATGTATCTGGACGCCAATAAGGAGCTAAAGGAAAGACTTGCCGTAGAACTATATAAAGATGGCAAAATCAGTCTTGGGAAGGCAAGTGAAATAGCGGACATATCGTATGAAGAAATGAAAGAGCTTTTAATTAAGAATAATGTGGAGATTAGGAGGGGACCTGTATCTCTCAAAGAACTGAAGAAAAGGGCAAAAGAATTAGCAGAAATATTATAG
- a CDS encoding AAA family ATPase produces the protein MQNLREIKLNLEKNFKERDEEIAGALLSILSGENILFLGPPGTAKSLLALKLCESIDGGNFFYYLLTRFTTPDEIFGPLSIKSLQEDEFKRKIEGYIPTSHICFLDEIFKANSSILNSLLTLLNERKFHNGRELIDTPLLTVFAASNELPEEDESLEALYDRFLFRYSMGYIQDETNFRDLLLGDTEKMNIQSKITIRFINEIQTKANEAKIEEDVLDALLALRKNLRSMNHHISDRRWKKMLKALKIASVSIGRESVDRTMVPLLQHMTWDKPEQKDAIRHLLIDLTISGGVSLDKLMKDAEELKSLTEKSRDYTFPKTIETQDEKKEFNSWRELEEYVSKNPDETYNNPYSDKNKHEYNIRRFYFNDLIKELKENHSWNFGSTIPEPQLKRYKKEMNEIKEQFETVKEKIFSERERLKQLMETNIWLSHKDRHDIMMNYDDKIKTVHKVEETLKRIENGITVNEVKIEIPIIKPVHRNSGF, from the coding sequence ATGCAAAATCTAAGAGAAATAAAATTGAACCTTGAGAAAAATTTCAAAGAGAGGGATGAAGAAATCGCTGGAGCATTATTGAGCATTTTATCTGGAGAAAATATACTGTTCCTGGGACCTCCTGGAACAGCAAAAAGTCTCTTAGCACTCAAGTTATGCGAATCCATTGATGGGGGAAATTTCTTTTACTATCTCTTGACAAGATTTACAACCCCAGATGAGATTTTTGGACCGTTATCTATCAAGTCCCTTCAAGAAGATGAATTCAAAAGGAAAATAGAGGGATACATTCCAACCAGCCATATATGCTTCTTAGATGAGATATTCAAAGCAAATAGCTCCATTCTTAACAGTCTGCTAACACTATTAAACGAGAGAAAATTCCATAATGGAAGAGAACTTATTGACACGCCTCTTCTGACGGTTTTTGCAGCGTCCAACGAACTTCCTGAAGAGGATGAGAGTTTAGAGGCATTATATGACAGATTCCTATTTCGATATTCTATGGGATACATTCAGGATGAAACTAATTTCAGAGATTTATTGCTTGGTGACACTGAAAAGATGAACATTCAGAGCAAAATAACTATCCGATTTATCAACGAGATTCAAACAAAGGCAAATGAGGCTAAAATAGAAGAAGATGTTCTTGATGCACTTTTAGCGCTGAGGAAAAATCTTCGATCCATGAATCACCATATTTCCGATAGAAGATGGAAAAAAATGCTGAAAGCATTAAAAATCGCTTCTGTTAGTATTGGAAGAGAATCTGTAGACAGAACCATGGTTCCATTACTCCAGCATATGACGTGGGATAAACCTGAACAAAAAGATGCAATAAGGCATTTATTAATCGATTTAACAATATCTGGGGGGGTAAGCCTTGATAAATTAATGAAGGACGCTGAGGAACTCAAATCACTAACTGAAAAATCAAGAGATTACACATTCCCAAAAACAATTGAGACCCAGGACGAGAAGAAAGAATTCAACAGTTGGAGAGAACTTGAAGAATACGTATCAAAAAACCCTGATGAAACATATAATAATCCATACTCCGACAAAAATAAACATGAATACAATATACGTAGATTTTATTTTAATGACTTGATAAAAGAATTAAAAGAAAACCACTCCTGGAATTTCGGCTCCACAATACCAGAACCACAACTAAAACGTTATAAAAAAGAAATGAATGAAATAAAAGAGCAATTTGAAACAGTCAAAGAAAAAATATTCAGCGAAAGAGAACGCTTGAAACAGCTAATGGAAACAAACATATGGCTAAGTCATAAGGATAGACATGACATTATGATGAATTACGATGATAAAATAAAAACGGTGCACAAAGTAGAGGAGACGTTAAAAAGAATAGAAAATGGTATCACCGTAAATGAAGTAAAAATCGAAATTCCTATTATAAAGCCAGTGCACAGAAATTCCGGGTTCTGA
- a CDS encoding VWA domain-containing protein — MPEETTDEIDTPEWSVRSLLAEEEMHTFIATPREIPRRMREEISEIVIRELINAAPIEIKDLPKFVERYGAFYSILSTIKNSLLWTEIKELAGQNKITAILAAKAVLNQIFDLMENFIKYQKEMEDKTDNVLKKLLEEFSKIVEETLKLWGRRTEGIPPEGEILSSYFNDFHAKEKSGEMLNEIVQIGFINQISQEIEKIREELETIELLYLLFPGRLWDYSLVDLHREYLEHITQYSRILEHSREIKKMIELLGRIELEYGSKRLTITNFGSSEVFSVGISKDIQHILPIELVKLKDNILKNVFFANYSEGKLLTYQLRGKYWAGGPPKKRKRGPVVALVDTSGSMHGEPEILAKALMLSIVRIMLKKDRDVKVILFSSTNQTHEIELTNKTKMASEFLNFMSMSFGGGTDFNTALASGINVTEEKKWKSADLLFITDGLSQISEEMLIQKWNQLKNENDARIFTIIIGNNTAGGLEKVSDHTYILANGDNWKISESPTNIIKVISNN, encoded by the coding sequence TTGCCTGAAGAAACCACGGATGAAATCGATACACCCGAATGGTCAGTTCGTTCTCTACTGGCAGAAGAAGAAATGCACACATTTATCGCCACGCCAAGAGAAATCCCACGGAGAATGAGGGAGGAAATATCTGAAATTGTAATCAGAGAATTGATAAATGCTGCTCCAATCGAAATTAAAGATCTTCCGAAATTCGTTGAGAGATACGGTGCTTTTTATTCAATTCTATCAACGATAAAAAATTCTCTCCTGTGGACAGAGATAAAGGAATTGGCTGGTCAAAACAAAATCACCGCTATTCTGGCAGCAAAAGCAGTTCTTAACCAAATATTCGACCTTATGGAGAACTTCATAAAATATCAAAAGGAAATGGAAGACAAAACGGATAATGTTTTAAAAAAACTACTTGAGGAATTCAGCAAAATTGTAGAAGAAACATTGAAACTTTGGGGAAGAAGAACAGAGGGCATACCACCAGAAGGAGAAATCCTATCCTCATACTTCAACGACTTCCATGCAAAAGAAAAATCTGGAGAAATGTTAAACGAGATAGTTCAAATCGGATTTATTAATCAAATATCACAGGAAATAGAAAAAATTAGAGAAGAGCTTGAAACCATAGAACTACTTTATCTTCTGTTCCCCGGACGGCTTTGGGATTATTCGCTAGTTGATCTACATAGAGAATACTTAGAACATATTACACAATATTCGCGCATATTAGAACACAGCAGAGAAATAAAGAAAATGATAGAACTATTGGGCAGAATCGAACTAGAATACGGTTCAAAGAGGCTTACAATAACTAACTTTGGATCTTCAGAAGTATTCTCCGTTGGAATATCAAAAGACATTCAACACATACTCCCAATAGAGTTGGTCAAACTTAAGGATAATATTCTGAAAAACGTATTTTTCGCTAATTATAGTGAAGGAAAACTCTTAACATATCAGTTAAGGGGAAAATACTGGGCTGGTGGTCCCCCTAAGAAAAGGAAACGTGGACCTGTTGTAGCTTTAGTGGATACTTCTGGCTCGATGCACGGAGAGCCAGAAATATTAGCGAAAGCTCTTATGCTTTCAATTGTGAGAATAATGCTTAAAAAAGATCGTGATGTAAAGGTAATCTTATTCTCATCAACAAACCAAACCCATGAAATAGAATTAACAAACAAGACAAAAATGGCATCGGAATTCCTCAATTTTATGAGTATGAGTTTTGGGGGTGGAACAGACTTCAACACAGCACTCGCTTCTGGAATCAACGTTACAGAAGAAAAGAAATGGAAAAGTGCTGACTTATTATTTATTACAGATGGGCTTTCTCAAATAAGCGAAGAAATGCTTATCCAAAAGTGGAATCAATTAAAGAATGAAAATGATGCGAGAATATTCACGATAATAATAGGTAATAATACTGCTGGGGGATTAGAAAAAGTATCAGACCATACATATATTCTTGCAAACGGTGACAATTGGAAGATTTCTGAAAGCCCTACAAATATAATAAAAGTTATTTCAAACAATTAA
- a CDS encoding DUF433 domain-containing protein — translation MQKRLIISDPKVMMGKPVIEGTRITVEMILEKLSAGETVEQILEAHPRLMEESIRAALAFAARALRADVVYPVAEAVS, via the coding sequence ATGCAAAAAAGATTGATCATATCTGACCCCAAAGTGATGATGGGCAAACCGGTCATCGAAGGAACCCGCATTACAGTTGAGATGATCCTGGAGAAGCTTTCTGCAGGCGAAACAGTGGAACAGATACTGGAAGCCCATCCCCGACTAATGGAAGAGTCAATAAGAGCGGCTCTTGCATTTGCAGCGCGGGCTTTACGTGCAGATGTGGTATATCCGGTCGCTGAGGCCGTTTCGTGA
- a CDS encoding CRISPR-associated endonuclease Cas1, with the protein MREHSKKIEVKKDYPIDLHNIERIIITPMGKGYISTAFIDFAKANSIAIYWIDSKGKVDASFLPFNFKRPSLIIKQVESRINGKALEITKYLIKLKLESQDMKDYIPKLNKARDIKEIMQVEAGASNIYFKQWMFNKEWDWKGRKSIR; encoded by the coding sequence TTGAGAGAACATAGCAAAAAGATAGAGGTTAAGAAGGATTATCCAATAGACCTTCATAATATTGAAAGAATTATCATAACTCCAATGGGTAAAGGGTATATATCAACTGCTTTTATTGATTTTGCTAAAGCCAATTCGATAGCAATATACTGGATTGACAGCAAGGGTAAAGTTGATGCAAGCTTTTTACCGTTCAATTTTAAAAGACCATCATTGATTATAAAACAAGTGGAATCAAGGATTAACGGTAAAGCATTGGAGATAACCAAATATTTGATAAAATTAAAATTGGAATCCCAAGACATGAAAGATTATATCCCTAAACTTAACAAGGCACGGGATATAAAAGAGATTATGCAAGTAGAAGCCGGTGCATCAAATATCTACTTTAAACAATGGATGTTTAATAAAGAATGGGATTGGAAAGGCAGAAAAAGCATCCGGTAA
- a CDS encoding CRISPR-associated endonuclease Cas1 produces MHQISTLNNGCLIKNGIGKAEKASGNKNALDPVNAILNLGYSLLAQRMSELLLKRGFELSIGFMDQNEAQKPYWNILVYDFIEPYRVWIDKQVIEMILGLRIKPTDFTFTDDKMSMTFKDNAFDIALNEFMFVLNPLEYKSLPMIREIENMP; encoded by the coding sequence GTGCATCAAATATCTACTTTAAACAATGGATGTTTAATAAAGAATGGGATTGGAAAGGCAGAAAAAGCATCCGGTAATAAAAATGCACTTGATCCGGTAAATGCAATATTGAATTTGGGTTATTCTCTGTTGGCTCAAAGAATGAGTGAACTATTATTAAAACGTGGTTTTGAGTTAAGTATTGGCTTTATGGATCAGAATGAAGCACAAAAGCCTTACTGGAATATTCTGGTTTATGACTTCATAGAGCCTTATCGTGTATGGATTGATAAACAGGTTATTGAGATGATTTTAGGATTAAGAATAAAACCCACTGATTTCACTTTTACAGATGATAAAATGAGCATGACATTCAAGGATAATGCTTTTGATATTGCTTTGAATGAATTTATGTTTGTACTTAATCCGCTTGAATATAAAAGCCTTCCAATGATACGGGAAATTGAAAATATGCCTTAG
- a CDS encoding nucleotidyltransferase domain-containing protein: protein MSEEHILAKTNYRVFMIQYEKELTEYFSSKDSIKLAYLFGSTVRGDTGRLSDVDIGVLLDEKLSKKDRFDLELKLISEIAVLIKKNKIDLVVLNDAPLLLAHNIIKDGIILKSNEIDRVKFETKILSMYMDQKYYINRHTEETLKRIAEVGFT from the coding sequence ATGAGCGAAGAACATATATTAGCAAAAACAAATTATAGAGTATTCATGATACAATATGAAAAAGAACTAACAGAATATTTCAGCAGCAAAGATAGCATAAAACTTGCTTATCTTTTTGGGTCAACGGTCAGGGGCGATACAGGTAGATTGAGCGATGTTGATATTGGAGTCCTGCTGGATGAAAAATTGTCTAAAAAAGACCGCTTCGATCTGGAATTAAAATTAATTAGTGAAATAGCGGTTTTAATTAAGAAAAATAAAATAGATCTGGTTGTTTTAAACGATGCGCCTCTGCTTTTGGCACATAATATTATAAAAGATGGAATTATTTTAAAATCCAATGAGATAGATAGAGTAAAGTTTGAAACAAAAATCCTTTCTATGTATATGGATCAAAAATATTACATAAATAGGCATACGGAAGAAACCCTGAAAAGGATTGCCGAGGTTGGTTTCACGTGA
- a CDS encoding PIN domain-containing protein, whose amino-acid sequence MKGKKPNMKTSGDMVYLIDTYAWIEYFTGSKNGEKVKKIIEDENNIIITPECCLAEIKGWAIRENMDFEELYTIIRKVSNIQCILTQDWLEAAAIRSELRKTRKGFGMIDALIIAQQKRLGHKVVSGDPHFEHLKDVIYIK is encoded by the coding sequence TTGAAAGGGAAGAAACCGAACATGAAGACCTCTGGTGATATGGTGTACCTGATAGATACCTATGCCTGGATTGAATATTTCACAGGTTCAAAAAACGGGGAGAAAGTTAAAAAAATAATAGAAGATGAGAACAATATCATCATCACTCCTGAATGCTGCCTCGCGGAGATAAAAGGTTGGGCTATCAGGGAAAACATGGATTTTGAGGAGCTATATACAATCATAAGGAAAGTTTCCAATATCCAGTGTATCTTGACTCAGGATTGGCTGGAAGCTGCAGCCATTCGAAGTGAGCTTCGAAAAACCAGAAAAGGCTTTGGTATGATAGATGCTCTTATCATCGCTCAGCAGAAAAGATTGGGCCACAAAGTAGTCAGCGGCGATCCTCATTTTGAACATTTAAAAGATGTGATCTATATAAAATAG
- a CDS encoding ATP-dependent DNA helicase yields MLNSLLSSLKPRQLEAIKHTQGPQLILAGAGTGKTTTITAKIANMVEKEGIDPSQILALTFSKEAARNMREKVEKLLQGKEVIVKTFHSFCAELIRDNADRCKVPGDFKIFEEIDSAIFIFRELGTDARTASLYANTIGKSKDLNISMDKFKEFLEKLKKQVQDIEKDESKWKELYRQSKFKLNTFHLQEYKDKEDKKAKQAEKKRYSEFIDLYEEYQKYSNFISAWEKYEEKKSAIGALDYGDLNKIALWYLDVYGTQELNDTFRYIIIDEFQDTNYVQFELIKKLTAADNNITVVADPNQAIYAFRGAYTNNIDEFKKQFTLSDKDIVSLDVSFRSTNKILRVAHTLIEKNYREEKKKDCQLLKNHKDIEGENVRIIETEDDNEEARAIVEKIEFFLAQGIPPKEIAVLYRTHAQGRKVRQALENRGLPFRVKDDTDFLKQPEIKTALAYLYVINNISHPAARGTEAWWRIFHYNNALSQEDSIRIGEYLKKKWVSFQEAIYHHIGELGLSKSGLETISNVKKRIDSLCGKKNLDVSDLILEVYDLSGLSRQFAHTDTKRSREALLNLRQLHELASNFEEFHGKDLSLFIDYLEILDEMDGNPPPARIADEDAINLMTVHAAKGLEFSVVFLTNLAKDKFPLYRGGAEPLVPPELMDQYRDIFEDKSIKDIEKAVRERKREIKKEEERRLAYVALTRAKEHLFLTLATRYTEDEREPSEFLTDIGYNNWRAGGNIKVGDLNYFRDTDTKVREMIKDSALEREKAMRKRLLIESLDSGDFNEIMKNALLYQALKVEGTPDFKELIDSSWPKIDPTDDADRILAKIKEKKNGLKFNPASMTFSYSSISTYERCPRQYELAELLRMPARDSEDSTGAMRRGNFVHKVLEIAVSEKIATKERLYEIRDTVAKEPDFRGVDIETATAALDVFWERNKNRMANNLMVEQRFAVQLGGFTFKGFIDRVDLIPGTKDEIEIIDYKTGKSEPGPAERSRQLLLYARGIEHVYPKYRVKRLTLEQLGLPNPRTFELKDGKFESAGSSRMEGLDGNAIIDMIEIAKSIAHDYEHGFERTKDEKACEECGFRLYCGD; encoded by the coding sequence TTGTTAAACTCCCTCCTCTCCTCCCTAAAACCGCGCCAGCTCGAAGCCATCAAACACACCCAGGGTCCCCAACTGATCCTCGCAGGCGCAGGTACAGGCAAGACCACGACCATCACAGCCAAGATCGCGAACATGGTCGAAAAGGAAGGCATCGACCCCTCCCAGATACTAGCCCTTACCTTCTCCAAAGAAGCCGCAAGGAACATGCGCGAAAAAGTCGAGAAACTCCTTCAGGGAAAGGAAGTGATCGTTAAAACTTTCCACTCATTCTGCGCCGAGCTCATCAGGGATAATGCTGACAGATGCAAAGTTCCCGGCGATTTCAAGATATTCGAGGAAATTGATTCAGCCATTTTCATATTCAGGGAACTCGGGACAGATGCAAGGACCGCCAGCCTGTACGCGAATACGATCGGAAAATCCAAAGACCTGAATATTTCAATGGACAAATTCAAAGAATTTCTTGAAAAGCTTAAAAAACAAGTTCAGGATATCGAAAAAGATGAGAGCAAGTGGAAGGAACTATATCGCCAATCCAAATTCAAGCTCAATACCTTCCATCTTCAGGAATACAAAGACAAAGAAGATAAGAAGGCAAAACAGGCAGAGAAAAAACGATATTCTGAATTCATAGACCTCTATGAAGAATACCAGAAATATTCAAACTTCATATCAGCATGGGAGAAATATGAAGAAAAGAAATCAGCTATAGGCGCACTGGATTACGGCGACCTTAATAAGATTGCACTCTGGTATCTTGATGTGTACGGCACGCAGGAGTTGAACGACACATTCCGCTACATCATCATTGATGAATTTCAGGATACCAACTATGTCCAGTTCGAGCTGATCAAGAAGCTCACAGCGGCGGATAATAACATAACAGTGGTGGCAGATCCAAACCAGGCCATCTATGCATTCCGCGGAGCATATACCAATAATATCGATGAGTTCAAAAAGCAATTCACCCTTTCAGACAAAGACATCGTATCTCTGGATGTCAGCTTCAGGTCGACTAATAAGATTCTCAGAGTCGCCCACACTCTGATCGAAAAGAACTATAGAGAGGAAAAAAAGAAAGATTGCCAGCTTCTAAAAAACCACAAAGATATTGAAGGTGAGAACGTCCGTATCATTGAAACAGAGGACGATAACGAAGAAGCAAGAGCCATAGTGGAGAAGATTGAGTTTTTCCTGGCACAGGGTATTCCTCCAAAAGAGATCGCCGTATTATATAGGACTCACGCCCAGGGACGAAAGGTGAGGCAGGCTCTTGAAAACAGGGGTTTGCCTTTCCGGGTCAAAGACGATACCGATTTCCTGAAGCAGCCTGAGATAAAGACTGCGCTGGCTTATTTGTATGTGATCAACAATATCTCCCATCCCGCAGCCCGCGGGACAGAGGCATGGTGGAGGATATTCCATTACAATAATGCATTGAGCCAGGAAGATTCCATCAGGATAGGAGAATACCTCAAGAAAAAATGGGTCTCGTTCCAGGAAGCCATTTATCACCATATTGGAGAACTCGGACTTTCAAAGAGCGGTCTTGAGACCATAAGCAACGTTAAAAAGAGGATAGATTCGCTTTGCGGCAAGAAGAACCTTGATGTATCAGACCTGATCCTTGAGGTCTATGACCTGTCAGGTCTCTCAAGGCAATTCGCCCACACTGACACAAAGCGCAGCAGGGAAGCGCTTTTGAACCTCAGGCAGCTTCATGAATTGGCCAGTAATTTTGAGGAGTTCCATGGAAAAGACCTGAGCCTGTTCATAGATTATCTTGAGATACTTGATGAGATGGACGGTAACCCGCCGCCTGCAAGAATAGCGGATGAGGATGCCATAAACCTCATGACCGTACATGCTGCAAAGGGGCTTGAATTCAGCGTGGTATTTCTCACGAACCTTGCAAAAGATAAATTCCCTCTATACCGGGGGGGCGCAGAGCCGCTGGTTCCTCCTGAACTGATGGATCAGTACAGGGATATCTTTGAGGATAAATCCATCAAAGATATTGAGAAAGCAGTCAGGGAGCGGAAAAGGGAAATAAAAAAGGAAGAGGAGAGGCGGCTTGCATATGTAGCGCTAACAAGAGCAAAAGAACATCTTTTCCTGACACTGGCGACCAGATACACAGAGGATGAAAGAGAGCCCTCCGAGTTCCTCACGGATATTGGATACAACAACTGGAGAGCCGGGGGGAACATCAAAGTCGGGGATCTCAATTATTTCAGGGATACCGATACCAAAGTCAGGGAGATGATAAAGGATAGCGCGCTTGAACGGGAAAAGGCAATGCGTAAGAGGCTTCTTATAGAGTCGCTTGATTCAGGAGATTTTAATGAAATCATGAAAAATGCGCTGCTGTATCAGGCTCTGAAGGTCGAGGGTACGCCGGATTTTAAGGAGCTTATTGATTCCAGCTGGCCAAAAATAGACCCTACCGATGATGCTGACAGGATTTTAGCGAAGATAAAGGAAAAGAAGAACGGATTGAAATTCAATCCCGCAAGTATGACTTTTAGCTATTCCTCAATAAGTACCTATGAGCGATGCCCGCGCCAGTATGAACTCGCGGAGCTTCTCAGGATGCCTGCACGCGATTCCGAAGATTCTACCGGAGCCATGAGAAGGGGGAATTTTGTTCATAAGGTGCTTGAGATAGCAGTGAGTGAAAAGATTGCCACAAAAGAAAGGTTGTATGAGATAAGAGATACAGTCGCAAAAGAACCTGATTTCAGGGGCGTTGACATTGAAACTGCAACTGCAGCGCTCGATGTATTCTGGGAGCGGAACAAAAATAGAATGGCAAATAACCTGATGGTTGAGCAGAGATTCGCTGTACAGCTTGGAGGTTTTACTTTCAAGGGGTTTATTGACCGGGTGGATCTAATCCCCGGGACAAAGGATGAGATCGAAATCATCGATTACAAGACAGGGAAATCTGAACCTGGACCTGCTGAGCGCTCCCGACAGCTTTTGCTGTATGCCCGGGGTATAGAGCATGTTTATCCAAAATACAGGGTGAAAAGACTCACTCTGGAACAGCTCGGTCTTCCCAATCCCAGGACTTTTGAACTAAAGGATGGGAAGTTTGAGAGCGCGGGCAGTTCACGGATGGAAGGGCTTGATGGGAATGCTATTATTGATATGATTGAGATCGCAAAGTCGATAGCACATGATTATGAACATGGGTTTGAGAGGACGAAGGATGAGAAAGCTTGTGAAGAGTGCGGATTTAGGTTGTATTGTGGAGATTGA